The following are encoded in a window of Lacinutrix sp. WUR7 genomic DNA:
- a CDS encoding universal stress protein has translation MNNILLPTDFSDNSWNAITYALNFYENAACNFYLLHVNELSDIVVNDSSYDTSQETIQEVYSKPTKKKLVALLKKISEKIPHNNNHKLYTISDNNFFIESIREQVQEKKIDVIVMGTKGASGLKKYITGSNTGDVITKVKCTTLVVPENAKYNKIEEVAFPTDYSINYNLQTLLPLSKILDANSSNLRILHISNVDEKLNVSQQQNKELLADYFNNSKYSFHNLTNKKVENAIQCFIESRNIGLIAMVAKNLNYFQQILFHNKVENISYHTDIPFLVLHEI, from the coding sequence ATGAATAATATTTTATTACCAACAGACTTTTCAGACAACTCATGGAATGCAATTACTTATGCGTTAAATTTTTATGAGAATGCTGCATGTAACTTTTATTTACTTCATGTAAATGAACTAAGCGATATTGTGGTTAATGATTCTTCATATGATACTAGTCAAGAAACTATTCAAGAAGTATATAGTAAACCAACTAAAAAGAAGTTGGTAGCATTATTAAAAAAAATATCTGAAAAGATACCACACAATAATAATCATAAGCTTTACACTATTTCAGATAATAACTTTTTTATTGAATCTATTAGAGAACAGGTGCAAGAAAAAAAGATTGATGTCATTGTAATGGGAACCAAAGGTGCATCTGGATTAAAAAAATATATTACCGGTAGTAATACAGGCGATGTGATAACTAAAGTGAAGTGTACCACATTGGTGGTGCCAGAAAACGCAAAATATAACAAGATTGAAGAAGTTGCGTTCCCTACAGATTACTCCATAAATTACAACCTGCAAACCTTGTTGCCTCTTTCTAAAATATTAGATGCTAATTCTTCAAATTTAAGAATATTACACATTAGTAATGTAGATGAAAAACTAAATGTTAGTCAGCAACAAAACAAAGAGCTATTAGCAGATTATTTTAATAATAGTAAGTATAGTTTTCATAATCTAACCAATAAAAAAGTAGAAAATGCCATACAATGCTTTATAGAGTCTAGAAATATTGGTTTAATTGCAATGGTAGCAAAGAATCTTAATTATTTTCAGCAAATACTATTTCATAACAAAGTAGAAAATATTAGTTATCATACCGATATTCCGTTTTTAGTATTGCATGAAATATAA
- a CDS encoding response regulator gives MNNILLIEDDIVLRENTAELLELSNYNVVTAANGKLGVEAAIKELPDIIVCDIMMPELDGYGVLEALSKNESTQYIPFIFLSAKTERKDVRKGMDLGADDYITKPFEEEELTSAIESRIARASILKDIRDKQNSNTEEEENELRTLNDLKNYFDDNGKPFSFKKGDVIYNEGQNSNYIFLVTKGVVKCYKFDEQGKELITALHKEDDLFGYTSFIQNIPYQESAGVIKDAELAGISKEQLADVLNSNHKITLELIQLLTDDLKGVKNQLLEMAYSSVSKKTASTILKFAEKLNNKPNQPIKISRSDLSSVAGIATETLIRTMSSFKKQGLIEIEGRNVTIVNLEKLKEIV, from the coding sequence ATGAACAATATTTTATTAATTGAAGATGATATCGTTTTAAGAGAAAACACAGCCGAACTTTTAGAACTTTCTAATTACAATGTGGTTACCGCTGCAAATGGTAAATTAGGAGTGGAAGCAGCAATTAAAGAGCTTCCAGATATTATAGTTTGCGATATAATGATGCCTGAACTAGATGGTTATGGTGTTTTAGAAGCATTATCTAAAAATGAAAGTACACAATACATTCCATTTATATTCTTATCTGCTAAAACAGAAAGAAAAGATGTTAGAAAAGGAATGGACCTTGGTGCAGACGATTATATCACCAAGCCCTTTGAAGAAGAAGAGCTTACAAGTGCTATAGAAAGTAGAATTGCAAGAGCTTCTATATTAAAAGATATAAGAGATAAGCAAAATAGCAATACGGAAGAAGAAGAAAATGAACTAAGAACATTAAATGATCTTAAAAACTATTTTGACGATAACGGCAAACCTTTTAGTTTTAAAAAAGGCGACGTCATATATAATGAAGGTCAAAACTCTAATTATATATTTTTAGTAACTAAAGGGGTTGTAAAGTGTTACAAATTTGATGAACAAGGAAAGGAACTAATAACAGCATTACACAAAGAAGATGATTTATTTGGTTACACTTCTTTTATTCAAAATATCCCATACCAAGAATCTGCAGGAGTTATTAAAGACGCAGAATTAGCTGGTATTTCTAAAGAACAACTTGCAGATGTTTTAAATAGTAATCATAAAATAACTTTAGAACTCATTCAATTACTCACAGACGATTTAAAAGGTGTAAAAAATCAATTGTTAGAAATGGCATACAGCTCTGTAAGTAAAAAAACAGCAAGCACTATTTTAAAATTTGCCGAAAAATTAAACAACAAACCAAATCAACCTATAAAAATTTCGCGTAGTGATTTATCCAGTGTTGCAGGTATTGCAACAGAAACTTTAATTAGAACCATGTCTAGTTTTAAAAAGCAAGGTTTAATTGAAATTGAAGGCAGAAATGTTACCATTGTTAACCTTGAAAAACTAAAGGAAATCGTTTAA
- a CDS encoding PAS domain-containing sensor histidine kinase, with product MFKIDQEIFNVLFEAVSEGVIVVDEQQNIVFTNSSAEVMFGYQKGKLLNQTLSILIPKNYHAGHGAHFNGFMKHKESRPMGRGRDLYGARKDGSSFPVEAGLNPFEMDGEGYIMALVIDISVRKQQEMEIQQLNEELEEKVSQRTKELSTTIDKLKVVNIELDAENKKRIEAENKIKNALKKEIELNELKTKFLSLVSHEFKTPLSGILTSTMLLSKYKLEEQQEKRDKHIETITNKVHYLNNILNDFLSIEKLETGNVNYKVSTFKLSKVVNEVVYSANMLLKLGQKISYPENIDHISLTQDEKIIELALSNLVNNAIKYSPENSTVKIIISQDNKNTSIQIVDNGIGIPEKDQKNIFNRYFRAENALLTQGTGIGLNIIKTHFENLGGCINFKSEENKGSTFIITIPNIVK from the coding sequence ATGTTTAAAATAGATCAAGAGATTTTTAATGTACTTTTTGAAGCTGTTTCTGAAGGTGTGATTGTAGTAGACGAACAGCAGAATATTGTGTTTACAAACTCTTCGGCAGAGGTCATGTTTGGTTACCAAAAAGGAAAACTTTTAAACCAAACGTTAAGTATTCTTATTCCAAAAAACTATCATGCAGGACACGGAGCGCATTTTAATGGTTTCATGAAACACAAAGAAAGTAGGCCAATGGGAAGAGGTCGTGATTTGTATGGAGCACGAAAAGATGGAAGTAGTTTTCCTGTCGAGGCTGGATTAAATCCATTTGAAATGGATGGAGAAGGGTATATAATGGCTTTGGTAATTGATATTTCTGTACGAAAGCAACAAGAAATGGAAATCCAGCAATTAAATGAAGAGTTGGAAGAAAAAGTATCCCAAAGAACCAAAGAGTTAAGTACTACAATAGATAAATTAAAAGTTGTAAATATAGAGTTGGATGCAGAAAATAAAAAGCGAATTGAAGCGGAAAACAAAATAAAAAATGCACTTAAAAAAGAAATAGAACTTAACGAATTAAAAACGAAATTTCTATCGCTAGTATCTCATGAATTTAAAACGCCATTAAGTGGGATATTGACTTCTACAATGCTCTTAAGTAAATATAAACTAGAAGAACAACAAGAAAAAAGGGATAAGCATATAGAAACGATTACCAATAAAGTGCACTATCTTAATAATATTTTAAATGATTTTTTATCTATTGAAAAATTAGAAACGGGTAATGTTAATTATAAGGTGAGTACTTTTAAATTAAGTAAAGTGGTAAACGAAGTGGTTTATAGTGCTAATATGCTTTTAAAGCTTGGACAAAAAATTAGTTATCCAGAAAATATTGATCATATTTCGCTAACTCAAGACGAAAAAATTATTGAACTAGCATTGTCCAACCTAGTAAATAACGCTATTAAATACTCGCCAGAAAATTCTACTGTAAAAATTATTATTAGTCAAGATAACAAAAATACTAGCATTCAGATAGTAGATAATGGCATTGGAATTCCTGAAAAAGACCAAAAAAATATTTTTAATCGTTATTTTAGAGCCGAAAATGCATTGCTAACACAAGGAACAGGAATTGGACTAAACATAATTAAAACCCATTTTGAAAACTTAGGCGGATGCATAAACTTTAAAAGTGAAGAAAATAAAGGATCTACATTTATAATTACAATACCTAATATAGTCAAATAA
- a CDS encoding WG repeat-containing protein: MKKLISLFALLLIPLLGFTQTMENLDYISTFNEDLAAIKKDNQWAFINKEGTVVIDFRDDVVETKTEAGNYPIFNNERCLIKQKKDGINYYGFIDTSGKTVIEPQFLNATTFNNNYAIALELVKVDLGRNNLLNKEIVEYKYFQVVIDTSGKIKTYLTEAIPVELSATNLKKAPAITSQFISEKLVAVMTKNKQWNLKKID; the protein is encoded by the coding sequence ATGAAAAAATTAATATCACTATTCGCATTATTACTAATCCCACTTTTAGGGTTTACACAAACCATGGAAAACTTAGACTACATTTCCACATTTAATGAGGACTTAGCCGCTATTAAAAAAGATAACCAATGGGCATTTATAAATAAAGAAGGTACCGTCGTTATAGATTTTCGAGATGATGTGGTGGAAACGAAAACAGAAGCTGGTAACTATCCAATATTTAATAACGAAAGATGTTTAATCAAACAAAAAAAAGATGGCATTAACTATTATGGCTTTATCGATACATCTGGAAAAACCGTTATTGAACCTCAGTTTTTAAATGCTACTACTTTTAACAACAACTACGCTATTGCTTTAGAATTAGTTAAAGTAGATTTAGGCAGAAATAATCTGCTTAACAAGGAAATAGTGGAATACAAATATTTTCAAGTTGTTATAGATACTTCCGGAAAGATTAAAACCTATTTAACAGAAGCAATTCCAGTAGAATTATCCGCTACAAATTTAAAGAAAGCACCAGCGATTACATCTCAGTTCATTTCCGAAAAACTAGTAGCTGTAATGACAAAAAACAAGCAATGGAATCTTAAAAAAATAGACTAA